The following DNA comes from Lampris incognitus isolate fLamInc1 unplaced genomic scaffold, fLamInc1.hap2 scaffold_248, whole genome shotgun sequence.
CACGCACatgcgtgtgcacatgcacacatacacacattatgcacacatacacattatgcacacacacatgcacagtctagaactccagccccccccccacgcacacacacacacacatatttgacCGTAACTGGGGTTCTTACACTTCATTACACATTTGACCCAAATTCAGTATTAATATTTTACAGTCTCCCTTTGGATCCACTTAAAACGTAAATACTTCTGTCACATGGGGATCCACCAACCTCCGTCTTGGTCCACAGTTTCAGACACAGAAACGCTGTCCTGATACCCGGGACCAGACGGTCTCAGGTCATTATTGATCCAACGTGCCCAACAAATGTAGATAACAGCAGCTCTGAGCTTCGGACATCTCGACTGAAGTGAACGCCGAAGGGAAGGAGATAATCTTTTACTGTTACTCTGAAAGTCCAAGCTCCTCCTCAGAATTAATGTTCAGGGCTTAACCCCAGACTACTCACCAAACATGCAGCGTCTGCCCTCCAACACACTCCGACCATTCCATGAGAGAAGCAATTACAGCCAATGGTGGTTAGTGGTTATTATAGCAAactgttttggggggggttctGTGACCCTCATCGAGGGTCTTGCACGCTGCACGGAATGTGACGCGTTTTATGCGGCCTTTTAGGGACTAACTTCTTATTCAGGGCTCCGCAAACAAGTGAGGCTACAGCAAAACCAGTGTAACCCACATGTTAAGTGACGAGCCGTCATGCAGGAGACGGACAACTTTTTCAGCCGAGCAATTTTGTCAGCGGTTAAGGCTGGCTTTGGCAGACGTCACGTTAAAATGAAACGACGGCTTACATAAATTATCCAcactggaaaaacaaaacaataaaaaaaaaacaaaaagcacggGCTCTCGTGCCCTCGGAGGTGAAAACATGCATGAACTTCTTGGGAACTAGCGGGGCGGCTGTTAGCGGGGCTATCGGGATTAATTACCCAGGTCGGTGTGCAGGTCGGGACAGCGCTTCCTGCACAATAAACTATGGAGAGGAGGAggcgcgtgcacgcgcgcgcacgcgcgcgcacaattTCAATAAAGGGCTACTATCCGCGGCGATTTAAAAAACCAATACCGCACAAGCCCCCCTCGTGGGCTACAGCGGTCAAACTAAATGGCGAGGAGTCAACAGAAGCGAGCCGGAGACAGCTGCCAGTCACCTGCAGGACGCGGAGACGCCGCGCTGCCGCCTTTTGTCTCCAAATGACTTGATACTTGGCGTCTCCCCAAAAACGCTAACAAGCTTGCTACTTTTGCCACAGACAAATTAAACACGTCCGTTGCACATCACAACAGCGACACGCTGCAGCAGcgttcaaaccccccccccttacaccCCCCCCTTACCCGGGGTGGAGACGGTGGCAGACCCAGCGGGTATTTAAACATCTGTCCGAGGACGCCGCTTTCCCCGTCAACGTCCTATCCGGCCAGAAAGACCTGAAACTGTGCTCTTCTCTCCGAGGCGCCGGGATGATGGCCCCCTCGTCCGCCGCTCAACCGAACCCTCTTCGCGCCGCTTAACCCCGCCCTTACTCTATGCCTACTGGGCGCGCGGCTGGGCTGGAGAGATCACGTGGTACCAAGGGCGTTGTTCCTATTGGTCCAGGGCTGTGTCAGTCAAGGGTTTTGCGGCCGAAAAGTAAGTCAGCGACGGCCGTCATTGGACGTCTTGATTGTCTTTTTGGAATTGCGTGATGGATTGTAGATCAAGCGggtaacagaatagaatagaacagaatagaatagaatagaacagaacagaacagaatagaacagaacagaatagaacagaacagaatagaatagaacagtatagaatagaatagaacagaacagaacagaacagaatagaacagaatagaatagaatagaatagaatagaatagaatagaatagaatagaatagaatagaatagaataggacgTGTTGGATATAACCCATGATGTCATCATTCAGAGCTCAATTTAAAAACTGTTAGACCCCCCCTCATCCGTGCCACACAGAGGGGTGGGGGCAGATAgaaagagggggtgggggggcagagagacagagaaagattgCAAGAATTTTTCCTCGTATTAAACAGACAAGGGTAGACATACGACGTTTACTTTTGCATTTCCAATttatggaagttttttttttacatttatgacGACATACGAAATTCATATGAGTGAGCAAGCGGAGTTGTTTTAATCTTCTTTTTTCGTATCTAGTGTAGAGCGTCCTTGGgtcccttgaaaggcgctatacaaaactaagttgttgttgttgttgttgttgttgttcagtgttaCTGGCTCACAGTTTGACATGAAACAGCTGGTCTGTGTAATGGGATTTGAATAGTCTGGGCATTGAAACAAGTTATTTTGTCCCATATCAAATTTTAGCCTATTGTCTAATGTCTTGGTCCCTAAACttaacttcttcttctttcggcttgttccctgtttcgcctgcaggggtcgccacagcggatttttcccctccatagctttctgtctgacgcatccctctcccgcagtccaaccctcctcgtgtcgtcctctatctggtctctccaccttctccttggtcttcctcttgttcttttgccaggtatttccaggtccaataccttctttcctgtatagtctatgcctcctctctgcacatgtccaaaccatctcaaccttgtctctctcaacttctcatccattcctctgatcttgaacgtagctctcgcGTCTTTGTGTCTCTtctggtcttttctagtcacctccaaggaccaacgcagcatgttcatctctgctacctcctgtaatgtagattctagcctctctgttgtcgTCACTGTCACCATAAAGCATGGCAGGCCTACCCATTGATTGTtataccttgccctttaccctcgacggcattcttttgtcacaaagtaccccagctacctttctccatgaattccacctgCATTGTGTCTTGACTTCCCTTTCAACACTGCCTTCTGCctgtattgtcgatcctaagtacttgaattcgttAACCTCTGGGACGTCTTCTCCTCCAAAGGTCAaacctggactttctacttgcttatctatacacaggtactcagtctttgctctgctgatctttagtcctctgatctctagcgcttctctccagtcttcaagatctctctccaacctttccttgtccttgtttgctagcacaatgtcatcagcaaacatcgtGATCCATGGTGgctttcttaagatgttctgtgaggatGCCCATCAGTATCACAAAGGCCTCAACGCCGATCCTTGAcgcagtcctacctttacctcaaactcgATTGTTGTTCCAACTGGTCCTTCATGTCTGCTATTTCTTTCCCTCTGCTTGTCATTGTACCAACATCAAGTGTGGCCATCCTAAAATCTTTCGTATTCACTTGTCCCTTTTCTGTCTTTCATGTACCCCTCCCATCCTCCATCTTTTCCAACATTCCCCAACAGCcgcatagtttccatcagtaccgtgtgagggcacagcaccaatggcggtcgttgttaaccggggccttgaccgatccagtatgccGTTCCTGGTCTTATCAATCAGCATGATGATTTGGCGAAATTTTATGTCGGATACccaccctgacacaaccactaaccctatggatgggggcacaggtaaagcgctggataccatcccagtattcacggaTTTACCCCCACGCCTGTCGCGTCTTGGCCCCAAAATGTATAACCTATCTAATATTACATCGACGTGGCAAACAAGTAACGGGGcatcacggtggcccagtggttagcgctgttgcctcacagtaagaaggtcctgggttcgaaccccaggccgtcccaggtcctttcggcatggagtttgcatgttctccccgtgtctgtgtgggtcacCTCTAGGTGACCCGGTttgctcccaccatcaaaaagacatgtatgttaggttaatactcctgcctgtgcccctgaccaagtacataggaaaaagaactggagttggtccctgggcgctgcaccacagctacccactgctgctatacaacagaatgggttaaatgcaggaaaCAAATTTCACTGAACCCTGTAAAATGACACAATAATGTGGCTGTCTTTCTTCTAAATTAAGACAACATGGGGGTGTCATGTTGTAATGATAATTGGCTGTATTATACAGAAGGCTAATTATCGTtagcagtagcagtggtggtggttagggaaccctaaccctaaccctaaccctagggaAGTTGTGGTGGAATTTTCTTCCTAGGTTTAAAGATAATACGACACAGTGTCTCTAGGAACTCTACTCTACTTTAAACCTGGGAGCGTTGGGTCAAGGACTGTCTCGGTTCATATCTCTCTGTCTGCTTGTGTTGAATGGGCAAGGCAGTTGTCTTGGTCACTTGTGGGGACCAAAGTTGCAGAGGCTCTGTTCCAGATGGCCAGGGGAGGTCAGGCTGACTCTTCTTAGACATGTATTGCAGGTGACCAGAATCCGGATAATGTCACTTTGATTAATATACGTTTACTCCCTATCAGGATGTAACCTTCACAATTGGTTGGCATTACACAGCGTCCACACTTGTACTACTAATCTGTTTTCCTCGTTTGAGCTTCGATAAATGTTGCTGCATAAGACATCCATATCTCCTCAACCTTCTTTTCTTTAGTtgcaagtagtagtggtagtagtcgtagtagtggaTTGTCGTGGAGCTAACGATTGTCCGTGGATTGTCAcctatgaggatgagtatcctcatcctcatacttGTGGACGTAactgttacgggtggtattatagcgccacccagtggatgttaactgtagttaatgttacgtaaggcacgcagtctcctgcgtgcgtcagttcatctctgtatcGTTGGTACTtaacagttcgacactaaagccccttaactgttaccttggagtatgcctcgtttttacacaccgctAGCTCCAGCAGTaacttgatattgtagcgaattcgggggggacaacgcaaccacaggaactgccgcggccgggaagcgaacccgtatcgcccgcaccgcgggagacatcgctaaccgctatactaaaggatcagacccgccagccagcggccagcgtgtctcgtTATCCACGCATgttacactagccccctccttctggaagcacgtccccgcgcttaagcatatcagctcattcacgcctcagggcgcatgcgcttccgatggccttacggtcgccccatcccactcctgacaccagggtagcgaattcgggggccaacgcaaccacaggaactgccgcggccgggacgcgaactcgtatcgcccgcaccgcaggaggcatcgctaaccgctagactaaagggtcagacccgcgagccagcggccagcgtgtcttcttatccatgcacgttacaatatttacaCCTTgacacttttcacccgtttgttggtaggtgcaggtgaaagtttgtcgacagttgtgtgcatgtcgttgacacttatccatggtaaatcttgcaggcatcgcgaataATATGCCCTTGTCAACTGcatacgccaacaaacaggaaactggtatgaccgctgcagtagaaaccggaagtcagtggactacagttatggacAGAGctgattggggagaaaggggggaggggcgGGACATCGGTCTTAATCACGGTCCTAAAGTCCAAACctcaaaacaaacagcacaataacaaccaaaacatgaactaaaacacaattttaactcgaacattaacagtccccCAGGGGTGGGCGAGCTTGTCCagagagggccggtgtgggtgaaggtttttgttccaaccaagcagttacacacctgcgtCTCCTAAtccagttcctcagcaaagactctactggttgtttagtggggtcaggtgtgtaactgcttggctggaacctTCGCCCACAccgggccctttctggataagatcgcCCACCCCTGCATCAGCCCCTGCGCTCCCCCCACCGCGGAGCCGCCGTCACTCACAGCGACCACCTTTTCCGGTCGCTACAACATATTTGACGCATTTTTCCCCCTTCCTACAGGTTGCATGTCACGTCCGCAGCACTCCACGTCATGCAAATGTAGGCCACACAACTCCACCTCGGCCTCATGCAAATCGGTAAACAGCGTCTCACAAAGAAGGTTCGTGCCGCGCTGAGGTGACTCATTAAGACCTCAAACGGAGTAATGACGCGCATGCGCAGTGTTTGCGCTCTCGTCTACCTGTCATTGCGCGATCACCTGTTGCCAAACGCTGCGCCCAGGTTACCGCTGCAGCCTGGGGAGGACGGGGCTGACCTGACGGGGTTTTGCATCGTGCCTGCTGGTTTACCCGTCCGTATGAACACGAGGCACGTCCAGGTCTGGTGCGTTTTGAGGCTGTCCTAATGAAAGATGGATTAAAGCAAAGCAAACTGCAGCCcgccattgtttttttttcttgtcagtCGGTTCCTCTCAACCGGGTAAGGCCATTTACTAATACGTACTTCTAATGCATTTTAAATCATCATATTTCATTATATGTCATCATATATATGATTTCAACTGTGTAACAGTAGCAACTAACTAGAGGAATAGTGGACAATTTGAATACAGACTCAAACAAGGTGCACTGAGATTGACTTAATCCCATAATCACAATAGGTATATGAAAACCATTATTTTTTTGTATAGCATGGTAATCGATCACCTTTGATTTTCCCAATACGACCAACCAAATAGACTACTGCATCAGGGATGCGCAAAACCCACACTAGGAACAATGTGACGGTTTGTCCCGATTTAGGGAGTCGATCCTTTAGGAGAGCGGACGCTGCAGGTTTGTCCGTCCCTCCGTAGCATGTCTACGGGGGCCGTCTTGCCTGCGTGCAAGAATGATGCATGAGTCTGTAGCCCGGTGGAGATAATAGGTCTCAGCAGAGCGTCACCAAGGTAATAGAAACTCCGGAGGATTTGTCCGCATGTGGCTGTAGTGCGCATCCCTGCTGCAACTAGAGACCTGCTCGGATCAGCCCTCAACCCGACTCTGACGAGGGGACAAATCAGATTCTCGGCGTTTCAAGATTTTATGATTTTGTGTTTTGCATGTTaattagtgtgtttgtgtgtgtctgtgtgtgcgtgcgtgcgtgattcATACACAGCACACCATGGCCCGCTGCAGGTGCAACGGGAAACTGCTGTGCATGTGCCTCCTGCCGTGCATGATGACCGGCCACCTCCTCATCTACGTCATGGTGTCCATATTCGTCACCATCTCCTACACTCCGCCCCAGATTATAGTTCACTACATTGCCCCGGGCGCCTCCACCAACTCCGAGGCTCTGGCCCGTCATCCGATGGGGCCTTTCTGGAACCTTCGCCTGGAAGAGAGCGCCCTGTGGAACCGGCTGCAGCATGTTTGGGACCGCCAGCACAACCCCATACTGAGAGGAAACACCAGCGCCACAAAGGTGCCCAAAACCAAACTCTCCCCACTGGTCAAGGAGGCGTGCTCCTCGGACCCGTACAAGTGTTTAGCCCCTCGGCTGAGTGACTTCGACAGTCTGCCGGAGCAAATGAGGGCGTTTGTCCTTTCCATGCACTGCCGGGAATACCCGCTCCTTATCAACCAGCCCGGGATGTGCAGCGGCAACAGGACGTTTGGCCTGGACAACCCCATGCTCCTGATCGCAGTCAAATCCCAGGTGGGCAACTTTGAAAACAGGCAGGCCATCCGGGAAACGTGGGGACGAAGTGGCTTTGTGAGGGGAGAAATAAACAGGAGAGGCGGACTGGTGCGTACGGTTTTCCTGCTGGGGCGGCAGGATTCAAGCACGGGTCCCTACCCAGACCTCAACAGACTCCTGGAGCTGGAGAACCAGCAGTTCAGCGACATCCTCCAGTGGGACTTCAGGGACACGTTCTTCAACCTGACCCTTAAGGACTTGCTGTTCTGGCACTGGCTGCAGGAGCACTGCCCCTCGGCCGTCTTCATCTTCAAAGGGGATGATGACGTCTTTGTCCGTACGGGCGCCCTCCTGGACTACCTGCACAAGCAGTGGGAGGAGCACAACATGTGGCGAGCCAGCAGGAACGAGACAGAGGCGTTGATGGATTTGATCGTGGGGGACGTGATCAGCAACGCCAAGCCCAACCGCGAGCCGACGGTCAAATACTACATCCCCGAGAGTTTCTACAAGGGCGTGTACCCGCCTTACGccggaggaggaggggtggtgtACTCCGGTTCGCTGGCTCTGCGTCTGAGGGAGGTGTCCGACAGGGTGCAACTCTTCCCCATCGACGACGTGTACCTGGGCATGTGTCTGCACAGACTGGGACTGTCCCCCAGGCACCACCCGGGctttttgacctttgacctcccagAAGCGGAGAAGGACAAGCCGTGTGCCTACAGATCGGTTCTGCTGGTTCACAAGCGGAGTCCAAAGGAAATGCTGGCGCTGTGGCGGCGGCTGCAAACCTCGCGGGCTCGATGCTGAAGGCTGATTTGTCAGTCAAATTGGATCACTTGAGGTACAGCTATAGGACAATTGGAGACCGTCGTCCACCAAAAGACGACCCCATACGACCTGTAGTTAGGTTTGTAAGTAGGGTACGAGACAAGGCAGCTACAGCGTGGTTTCTTATAACAATGGAGGTGCAAGATagacatattgtagcgaagtcgctaccccgtcagaattgtgccagttgtcctgttttacccatcaggcactgcgtgcagattgtcagttgttattaaatgttttgtaagtgttttatgtggttttatgtgtttatgtgattactatttattgtagttgtcattctgttgtgttgtgtaaccttggaactgaatccctgaacaactttgttgttcgactagatgacccccatgtattgcgtCACATTTCTGTGAGTTCTTgcttctgtgtgagttcaataaaggggctgcaaagttaccttggTCGtttcttctacgttcgccacaatatgaaGGAAATCAGTTAACGTTAGAAAGTAAGAAAAACAGTAATCAATATATCAGTCAATTACGTGATGACGCAACACAAATTGTAGATTTTTAACTTAAAAAGTGTGTATTTATATGCTTTCCGCCCAAAAAATTAAAAGAATACTTAGTTTAGAAGCAACAATATAACTTTattaatatatttttattttgtatatTTCACTTTGCATTACTATGTCTACAGAGTATACATCAGAAATTAAACAATATTAACTTGTGTTAATTAGTTCCCATTGTCATGTTTAATTTTGGATCGTTAATGTTTTTACTATCATATATTTTATCAGATGTTACTATTTAGCGTTTATTTATGTGTTATTATCTGTTTTGGAGATAGAGTGTACCCTTTTGTAGCGTGACAACATGAcaacgtgtgtttgttttgtagcgcgGTGAGTCTTTATCTCATCTTAAAATGATTGTTTCTTATGGTTTGTCATATCGTTCCTGTTTGGCTACAGAGGAGATTGTTTCACTTCCGCTCACAAAACTCAGCGGTTTAGAGACGAACCGCGCCGTCAAACAATCCTGGTTTCAGCCGCACACCAGTTCACTTGTGACCTGGGGCCATGAGCATAACTGCATTTCAGGGAATTTCACCTTTATCACATTTTCTGTGATTAACAAACAatcaaacaacaaaaaacaaaatggctgactAAAGTTTATTCAGCACATGGTAATCAGTAATACGTTGCTATGTTAATAATGGTAATAGTCATTGTGGgggtaacagtaacagtaataatacgttagctgtattagctagcaataatagctagtagctagcttagcttggagcagacaggtatttgtgttgattctggatggattaagctagccatggggtctgctatactgccaaatctattgcccacattgcgcttcttgcgttctgggtttcgggaagggaaagaaaatgaccccccctccaaactttccacatatctagtatcccatTTGCAGACCCcacaggcacaccgtttcagcattttgctgtgtgcttGAAAGCTTGGCGGagctccctcacatagaaaccgttgctaaggtgggattggacaagcaccgttctggggcggtactttgctcTTTGGCCCCTCCCCGCTGGCCCCCTGTGGCCTTGAGGAAAATTATATGGAAACGAACAACGGTTATTTTTTCACGTTTTTATTTTCCATTTATAGGCAAAAAGTGAGTCTTACGTTCTCCACACCGAAAAAAAAAGCGTGTTAAGATTTCGTCAGCTAAAATGTGCGTCACCGCCTACGTCACGGCCCGGCACCTTTCCCCTTAGAGCCTTGCACGAGCCAAAAACTCCAGCCCGAGCCCGAGACCGACACCAGCATCACTTTAAGCTCTCTGTGACGCGCGCTCTCTGTGACGCGTGCGCTCTTTCCGATACACGCAAACACGCGCGCGCAGCATGGTCAACTGTCACGTGTAATGCACGTGTAATGTATACTTATGATATTTCTGATATAATCTATGGCGTTTATTCACTGCCAAGACGTGTGCTCTGCACGTATATGGGGAGTTAAATGAGCCCGAGTCCGACACGAGGCTGATCTATGATTAAAAACAAAAACGGCCCAAATCGACTCAGCGTGTCGGGACCCGTCCGGACCTCTTCTTTCCCTCTGGCCGAACCTCTATAGCGGTGGCTAGCCCAGAGTCTCCCTACCTCAAGCATGAACTACATAACCCAAATAAAACTTACATCTTACAGCTCTGATATGGAGAAGATCTGCAGTGACGTCACAAACAGAAATCGCATCAAACGGGTGGGAGCGCTGTCAATAGGCTATTACTCTGAAACAAAGTATCTGTTTTAGCTAGCTGTGATTTTAATAGGCTATTATTCTGCAACAAAGTATGTGTTTTAGCTAGTTGTGATTTTAATTCGCTATTATTCTGCAAGTATCTGTTTTAGCCAGTTGTGATTTTAATTTGCTATTGTTCTGCAAGAAAGTATCTGTTTTAGCCAGTTGTGATTTTAATTCGCTATTATTCTGCAACAAAGTATATGTTTTAGCTAGTTGTGATTTTAATACGCTATTATTCTGCAACAAAGTATCGGTTTTAGCTAGTTGTGATTTTAATACGCTATTATACTGCAACAAAGTATCTGTTTTAGCTAGTTGTGATTTTAATACGCTATTATACTGCAACAAAGTATCTGTTTTAGCCAGTTGTGATTTTAATTCGCTATTATTCTGCAACAAAGTATATGTTTTAGCTAGTTGTGATTTTAATACGCTATTATACTGCAACAAAGTATATGTTTTAGCTAGTTGTGATTTTGTCAATGAATTGAATGACCCTTAGTTTGTGTTTTATTGTAGTTGTATAATTTCACAAATACAACAAAACATGGTATTattgtaatggaaatgcaaagttaaagtaccaaataataataaatagcacACATGTGGTAAAACACATAAATGAATGCTCATTTAGACACATTAATAACGTTGGTAGGCTCAGATGGCTCTTTTGATAGTAAAGGTTGCTGACCTCTGGTCTAAATTTTCCAGCTTTTGAACtccctctcgccccccccccccctctctctctgtctctctctctctgtctctctctctctgtctctctctgtctctctctctctctctctctctctctctctctctctctctctctctctctctctctctctctctctctctctctctctctctctctctctctctgtctctctctgtctctctatgacTGATTCTTGCAGTGCATTAAGGAGTACAGTAGAGGGCACTCTGGtggcgtaccacataaggctgagtccttaccacagcggcctgggtttgaatccctttgctgcatgtcatcccctctctctcccctgcctttcctgtctgctGTCTCTccactatcactatcaaataaatggcaaaaaaatatataataaaaaaaagtacagtagaggcctcacacacacacacacacacacacacacacacacacacacacacacacacacacatatatatatatatatatatatatatatatatatatataatctctgCAAGTATAATATGAAAACATAGTATTTTATCAAAGTATCAAACTAATGTTTTAAGATGTTATTTGTACAGACTGACGTATAATAAGCATGACTACGTGGTTTTGGACTGGGTTGCTGAGCTGTTTTTAATTCAGTGTTTGGAGTGAGGCAAATGTTTTTATTATGTGAACTAGCAGACTCCGTAAcgtttcttctttctgttgcaTCGGATATGATTGAAAACATAAGATGACTCACTATTTGGATCTGAGAAGTAGTGTACAGACCTCCCAAGAGACTGGGCTTCATCGTAGCCTCTGCTGGTTGTGTTTTGAGTGGCACTAGTTCTTTTCACTGTAGTAAACGTGCTCACCAGATGTCTGATCGGTTGACGTGATCAACTAAACAACCGAAGTCGACTTGTTTCGAGGAAAAGTTTTGCTCACTAATAACAGGGAGGGCCTTAATTCCTCTAATGTCAGAGGGGTCCCCGTCTCCCCCCGCCTTTGTCACGTCTCACCCAAAGACACTTGTAGCTTAGATGTGGTCCTCAGTCAGGTCCTCATTAGGTACCACCACCACTacaggttttctattctgccaggtaggcCATTATATTCACCATCAGGTCAGACAGCCTCCAACCAGGCAGGTTTGCACTTTTTACCATcgtttagaaaagcgctacacaaataacgttatattattattattattgttgttgttgttgttgttgttgtttttgttttaatcatgtatttattattactattattattaactattattatcattattaattattatccttgttattattattattgttttattattactagtactatttctattattattatcaaaatattattattactattattttattattgttattattcttaCTGTTGtaattattgtttttattattattatcatcattatagtattattattattattattattattattattattgttttagaCCTAAAACAACAAATCTACAAGTAACTTGACAGGCAGCTGCCCCGTGAGGGTGTAGAATTCAAGattacactgtaaattctaattAAGTGTACATAAAAAAATAGGCAACCGATTACACTTGGGAAAAGCAAGTAAATTAACTTAATTGTATCAAGTTGTGTGAAATGAAgttgacacaattaagttaatTTACATACTTTTCCCACGTGTTATTGGTTTCCTATTTTTTTATGTACACTTaattagaatttacagtgtaatCTTGAATTCTACACCCTCACGGGGCAGCTGCCTGTCAAGTTACTTGTAGATTTGTTGTTTTAggtctaaaataataataat
Coding sequences within:
- the si:dkey-175m17.6 gene encoding N-acetyllactosaminide beta-1,3-N-acetylglucosaminyltransferase 2, translating into MARCRCNGKLLCMCLLPCMMTGHLLIYVMVSIFVTISYTPPQIIVHYIAPGASTNSEALARHPMGPFWNLRLEESALWNRLQHVWDRQHNPILRGNTSATKVPKTKLSPLVKEACSSDPYKCLAPRLSDFDSLPEQMRAFVLSMHCREYPLLINQPGMCSGNRTFGLDNPMLLIAVKSQVGNFENRQAIRETWGRSGFVRGEINRRGGLVRTVFLLGRQDSSTGPYPDLNRLLELENQQFSDILQWDFRDTFFNLTLKDLLFWHWLQEHCPSAVFIFKGDDDVFVRTGALLDYLHKQWEEHNMWRASRNETEALMDLIVGDVISNAKPNREPTVKYYIPESFYKGVYPPYAGGGGVVYSGSLALRLREVSDRVQLFPIDDVYLGMCLHRLGLSPRHHPGFLTFDLPEAEKDKPCAYRSVLLVHKRSPKEMLALWRRLQTSRARC